The region ACAGTTGGCGCAGCACTAGTTATGAATCTAAATAGCGTTGCActaaatttttctggtaagcaCCTTTCTTCGTAAGATAAGCGacaaagaaaagttttattgaaaatcataattttaatgaaatcaattGATCGTTAAGGTTATGGTGCTGCAACATATGTTCAGCTTACCTTTTTTTCGTAGACCTACTGCATTAtgtgttaaatttaaataatgtttttaGGACTAATCATTGGCCCATTACTCAAACGATATTCTCCGCGAACAGTGTGTGCTGTTGGAAGTTTGTTCACTAGTTCTGGATTAATCTTATCATCATTCACAACAGAACTATGGCAAGTTTGCATTACATATGGCATACTTGTAGGTACAATTGTATTCTGACTCTGTGATCGAGACCAAGTTTCACAGTTAATTCCGTCTAGGCATTGGATTGGGGCTAATAAATCCTAGCACATTCATCGCAGtaaattcatattttacgTCACGAAGAGGTCAAGCGATTGGGCTTGCAATGGCTGGAACTGGAGTCGGACAAATGATAATGCCACATGTTGTTAGAGCATTGCTTGATAACTATAGCTTTAAGGGAACTATTTTAATAATGGGTGGACTTGCTCTTAACGGGGTACGTTGTAAGAATCGTGGAAAATCTTTGATTGAATCTAACTCGCAGATTTGAACTTATTACAGATAGTTGGTGCATCATTCTTCCAACCAGTGAATCAACATTTGCGTTTGGAAAAGGATAAATCGGGTGAAGATAAACTGCTGCTGAAGAATGTACACAGTGATGGAAGTCAATGTTCTGATGACGAGGACATTGTGTATACGGTGAAACCAACAGTCATAGAATTgataaaaccgaaaactttagCTGGACGAATTAGTGACGCAATGGACCTTAAGCTATTAAAGGATTTAACTTTCATCAATATTTCCATCGGAATTGCATTAACGTACACAGCCACCGTAAACTTTTCCATGATTTTTCCCTACTTCCTTCAAGTAATTTCCTTTGTTACTTGGCACCGCTGTTGAATAGAgctaacaaataactatttgcaGGAGACAGCTGGTCTGTCCAACAACGATGTGGCTTTGTGCATGTCAGTTTTAGCCGGAACAGATCTAGCATCTAGACTAACGCTACCGACGCTAAcggataaatttaaaatatcgtgcagaacattgtttttgtccGGAGGATTTCTGTTGCTTATTATCCGGACAATCTTAGCCGAAACGTTACATAGAACGAACCTCATTTGTATGTCAGCTTTATACGGATACTTTCGTGCGGCCATTGTAGTAAATCAAAATCTTACAATATCTGAATATGTTGCACAAGAGCGGCTGGCTGGAGCGTTAGGTTTGAATATGATAACGAAGGGAATTTTTGTCATTACGATCGGTCAGATTCTTGgttcgttgaatttttttttctatttgtttGCACAGAAAGCTTATTATTCCACCTTTAACCCACAGGTTGGATTCGTGACTATTACCAAAGTTATCCAGTGTGCTTGTATGCTCAAAATGTTTTAGCTGGAATTGTGATAATTACATGGTCTACTGAGCTAATGTTCAAGCGATATAACACATCGCTACCAATAGTAACTCAGCGACCGGTTAATATTtagttaaaattttgaattgatatCTTTGCTCAAAGCAAACTATTTGAAGGTGATACTTAGTtggatttgtttatttatttaaaaaaaaaattgattcattgTTGTCATATCAGCCTGCAGTTTATATTCCAGTCCCGAAACTACTACTGaacgagtaaaaaaaatcaaacctAGCAAGTTACAAGGAGCTCGCACCAAAAATACTATTAGCAAAGACTGACCTGTCGACTTATCCAATTCTGCATTTGTTGGAAGTAACTTGCTGCATAGCAAATTTTCTAAGTCATGGACTAGTCGACGTTTTTATCTTTGAAAAAATGCTTAGTCCGGGTCGAATTTCcttaatttataaatattatgaaaGAAAACGTTCAAATAGCCTGTCCTTCGCTAATACATGGACCCTAACTAACGCActtaaaatcgatattttttcttgttgacaAGGAGATACAGCCGatgactttgaaataagtgactcatttcgtttcagctggttcactctttcaaataaaactgtTGTTACGTGGTTATACGGTTTTATCAGTATACCATAGCGTGCGTGTAACTATTTCacccgtataaacaagtacaAGAACTTTTGTTTGCATTAGTGGACCAGTCGAACAACAGTTGACACGAAATGCCTAACTTtttcaaagtcgccgactgtaaacaaattccttaaaatcGTCGGAGATTTGTGGAAGATAAAACCGATGGGATGGGATGGGCTAAgttttgtatttgtat is a window of Bradysia coprophila strain Holo2 unplaced genomic scaffold, BU_Bcop_v1 contig_350, whole genome shotgun sequence DNA encoding:
- the LOC119080153 gene encoding monocarboxylate transporter 12; this translates as MSSSPSKSFAPPDGGWGWMVVFGVALTNIFNQSLISIFGLLFGEHLQSLGQTTVGAALVMNLNSVALNFSGLIIGPLLKRYSPRTVCAVGSLFTSSGLILSSFTTELWQVCITYGILVGIGLGLINPSTFIAVNSYFTSRRGQAIGLAMAGTGVGQMIMPHVVRALLDNYSFKGTILIMGGLALNGIVGASFFQPVNQHLRLEKDKSGEDKLLLKNVHSDGSQCSDDEDIVYTVKPTVIELIKPKTLAGRISDAMDLKLLKDLTFINISIGIALTYTATVNFSMIFPYFLQETAGLSNNDVALCMSVLAGTDLASRLTLPTLTDKFKISCRTLFLSGGFLLLIIRTILAETLHRTNLICMSALYGYFRAAIVVNQNLTISEYVAQERLAGALGLNMITKGIFVITIGQILGWIRDYYQSYPVCLYAQNVLAGIVIITWSTELMFKRYNTSLPIVTQRPVNI